In Nocardioides sp. InS609-2, a single genomic region encodes these proteins:
- a CDS encoding catalase, giving the protein MSAKKPASTAKKAAKKAAKNTAGAIADKAASLLEKPVPGAPGREPPTLEEPTTPRGPLAPKPDHGAPEVRSATGAVEGEEPTVRAQQGEFLTTSQGARLRDTDHSLKAGSRGPTLLQDHHLREKITHFDHERIPERVVHARGAGAHGIFVGYGNADTVTTAGFLAEDKETAVFVRFSTVLGSRGSADTVRDTRGFATKFYTEEGTFDLIGNNIPVFFIQDGIKFPDVIHAAKPHPDREIPQAQSAHDTFWDFASLHTEAQHHTIWNMSDRGIPRSYRTMEGFGVHTFRCLNADGETSLVKFHWKPRLGVHSLVWEEAQMLGGLDPDFHRRDLADAIESGAYPAWELGIQVFADVPDQMFEGIDLLDPTKLVPEELAPVQPIGMMTLTHNPTNYFAETEQVAFHVGNLPPGIDVTDDPLLQARLFSYVDTQLTRLGGPNFSQIPINRPHAPVNDLLRDGFHQHADHVGVAPYKPNSLDGGCPFFAGSEDGAFTDLPVTVPEATKVRENPASYDDHFSQVRLFWKSMTPVEQEHIVLAYTFELGKCYEQAVKERQLLALANIDGDLCAKVAQGLGLPVPKRTVEYDEPDASPALSQLGDTWPADGRVIGIVADPDGDLASVDEVRRAVLAAGMLPLVIGPHGGDLGGGLVAQRTFGTARSVEFDAVLVAGAAAPAPDALVARDTKTSGAAAAATDPRVALLVEEGFRHSKAIGAWGEGVAVLEAAGCTGPGVVTGDDGASVLAEVQELIGAHRVWERFGTTR; this is encoded by the coding sequence ATGAGCGCCAAGAAGCCCGCCAGCACAGCGAAGAAGGCGGCGAAGAAGGCCGCCAAGAACACGGCCGGCGCGATCGCCGACAAGGCAGCGTCTCTCCTGGAGAAGCCGGTGCCGGGCGCACCCGGCAGGGAGCCCCCGACGTTGGAGGAGCCGACCACGCCGCGTGGTCCGCTGGCTCCGAAACCCGACCACGGAGCCCCCGAGGTCCGCAGCGCCACCGGCGCCGTCGAGGGTGAGGAGCCGACGGTCCGCGCACAGCAGGGCGAGTTCCTGACAACGTCGCAGGGCGCGCGACTGCGGGACACCGACCACTCGCTGAAGGCCGGTTCGCGAGGCCCCACGCTGCTGCAGGACCATCACCTGCGCGAGAAGATCACCCACTTCGACCACGAGCGCATTCCCGAGCGCGTCGTCCACGCGCGCGGTGCCGGTGCCCACGGGATCTTCGTGGGCTACGGCAACGCCGACACGGTGACCACCGCCGGCTTCCTCGCCGAGGACAAGGAGACGGCGGTCTTCGTCCGGTTCTCGACGGTCCTGGGATCGCGGGGCTCGGCCGACACCGTGCGTGACACCCGCGGCTTCGCGACGAAGTTCTACACCGAGGAAGGCACCTTCGACCTCATCGGCAACAACATCCCGGTGTTCTTCATCCAGGACGGCATCAAGTTCCCCGACGTCATCCACGCGGCCAAGCCGCACCCCGATCGGGAGATCCCGCAGGCGCAGAGCGCGCACGACACCTTCTGGGACTTCGCGTCACTGCACACCGAGGCGCAGCACCACACCATCTGGAACATGTCCGACCGCGGCATCCCGCGCTCCTACCGGACCATGGAGGGCTTCGGGGTCCACACCTTCCGTTGTCTGAACGCCGACGGCGAGACGTCGCTGGTGAAGTTCCACTGGAAGCCCCGACTCGGCGTGCACTCCCTGGTCTGGGAGGAGGCGCAGATGCTCGGCGGTCTCGACCCCGACTTCCACCGCCGCGACCTGGCCGACGCCATCGAGTCAGGCGCCTACCCCGCCTGGGAGCTGGGCATCCAGGTGTTCGCCGACGTCCCGGACCAGATGTTCGAGGGCATCGACCTGCTCGACCCGACCAAGCTCGTGCCCGAAGAGCTGGCGCCGGTGCAGCCCATCGGCATGATGACGCTGACCCACAACCCGACGAACTACTTCGCTGAGACGGAGCAGGTGGCGTTCCACGTCGGCAACCTGCCGCCCGGCATCGACGTCACCGACGACCCGCTGCTGCAGGCGCGGCTCTTCTCCTACGTCGACACGCAGTTGACCCGGCTCGGCGGACCGAACTTCTCCCAGATCCCGATCAACCGGCCGCATGCTCCGGTCAACGACCTGCTGCGCGACGGATTCCACCAGCACGCCGACCACGTCGGGGTGGCGCCGTACAAGCCCAACTCGCTCGACGGAGGCTGCCCGTTCTTCGCCGGCTCCGAGGACGGAGCGTTCACGGACCTGCCGGTGACGGTGCCTGAGGCGACGAAGGTGCGGGAGAACCCCGCGTCGTACGACGACCACTTCAGCCAGGTCCGGTTGTTCTGGAAGAGCATGACCCCGGTCGAGCAGGAGCACATCGTGCTGGCCTACACCTTCGAGCTCGGCAAGTGCTACGAGCAGGCCGTCAAGGAGCGCCAGCTCCTGGCACTCGCGAACATCGACGGCGACCTCTGCGCCAAGGTCGCCCAGGGCCTCGGCCTTCCCGTCCCGAAGCGCACCGTCGAGTACGACGAGCCCGACGCCAGTCCTGCTCTCTCGCAGCTCGGTGACACGTGGCCCGCGGACGGCCGCGTGATCGGCATCGTGGCCGACCCCGATGGGGACCTCGCGTCGGTCGACGAGGTACGCCGTGCGGTGCTGGCTGCGGGAATGCTCCCGTTGGTGATCGGACCCCACGGCGGTGACCTCGGCGGCGGGTTGGTGGCACAACGCACGTTCGGCACGGCACGTTCGGTCGAGTTCGACGCCGTGCTCGTCGCAGGTGCTGCCGCACCCGCTCCCGACGCCCTTGTCGCCCGCGACACCAAGACAAGCGGCGCTGCCGCTGCCGCCACCGACCCGCGCGTGGCGCTGCTCGTCGAGGAGGGCTTCAGGCACTCGAAGGCGATCGGGGCCTGGGGCGAGGGCGTCGCCGTGCTGGAAGCGGCCGGCTGCACCGGGCCGGGGGTCGTGACGGGTGATGACGGAGCGTCGGTGCTGGCCGAGGTGCAGGAGCTGATCGGCGCACACCGTGTCTGGGAGCGCTTCGGCACCACCCGGTGA
- a CDS encoding glutamate--cysteine ligase, which produces MPIERPYRRLASSVAFVPEVLGLIVVVAGERYVVVLTMHPSLSRRRVTPPPSHHPELRHSYRSAEERQRRKAEKSLRDTATEVPLPPTSQEDPLVAVRQLGVEEELILVDSCGAPSAGSAQVLASCTTIAPDLEDVTLVQEFFQAQVEIVTAPARLLEDIGTRLRRARSVLARAAGQTGLSPLAVGGPVVDAPNGPLVPSERFERIGHTYAGVAADSLMCALQVHVEVEDRDEGIGVIDRVRPWAPLLLAISTNSPFWHGRDTGFASWRFQVWNMWPSAGPKELFGDLATYDAFTARMVTSGAVLDVGLLNLDVRLSARYPTVEFRVADVCTSVDDALVVAALCRALTETAARECRRGVAPAPWRVDQLRAGAWRAARFGLNDTLLSPLDGTPVPASAALSALLRHTAPALEDAGDLGFVTAALQRLAEVGTGADRQRAAFAQHGDVAALVEQLGRWTVEGVE; this is translated from the coding sequence TTGCCGATCGAACGGCCGTACAGGCGGTTGGCGAGCTCCGTAGCCTTCGTGCCGGAAGTCCTCGGTCTGATCGTTGTAGTCGCCGGTGAGCGTTATGTTGTCGTCTTGACCATGCACCCCAGCCTGAGTCGTCGTCGCGTCACCCCTCCCCCTTCTCATCACCCAGAGCTTCGCCACAGCTACAGGTCTGCCGAGGAGCGGCAGCGGCGAAAAGCAGAGAAATCGCTGAGAGACACCGCTACGGAGGTGCCTCTTCCGCCGACATCCCAGGAGGATCCACTCGTGGCGGTTCGACAGCTCGGAGTCGAGGAAGAACTCATCCTGGTCGACTCCTGCGGCGCACCGAGCGCCGGATCCGCGCAGGTCCTCGCCAGCTGTACGACGATCGCTCCCGACCTCGAGGACGTCACGCTCGTCCAGGAGTTCTTCCAAGCTCAGGTCGAGATCGTCACAGCGCCGGCACGGCTGCTCGAGGACATCGGGACGCGTCTGCGCCGCGCCCGTTCCGTGCTTGCCAGAGCGGCGGGACAGACAGGTCTCTCGCCGCTCGCCGTCGGTGGCCCGGTTGTCGACGCACCGAATGGCCCGCTGGTTCCGAGCGAACGCTTCGAGCGCATCGGTCACACCTATGCGGGAGTCGCTGCCGACTCGCTCATGTGCGCGCTGCAGGTGCACGTGGAGGTCGAGGATCGAGACGAGGGGATCGGCGTCATCGACCGGGTACGGCCGTGGGCGCCGCTGTTGCTCGCGATCAGCACCAACTCGCCTTTCTGGCACGGACGCGACACGGGCTTTGCGAGCTGGCGCTTCCAGGTGTGGAACATGTGGCCGAGCGCCGGCCCGAAGGAGCTTTTCGGCGATCTCGCGACGTACGACGCCTTCACGGCACGGATGGTCACGAGCGGGGCCGTCCTCGACGTGGGACTGCTCAACCTCGACGTTCGCCTGTCCGCTCGCTATCCCACGGTGGAGTTCCGGGTGGCCGATGTCTGCACATCCGTCGACGACGCCCTCGTCGTCGCCGCACTGTGCCGGGCACTGACCGAGACGGCTGCGCGCGAATGTCGCCGAGGCGTAGCCCCGGCACCGTGGCGAGTCGACCAGCTGCGCGCAGGGGCTTGGCGTGCCGCCCGCTTCGGACTGAATGACACGCTGCTCAGTCCCCTGGACGGAACCCCGGTGCCAGCGTCGGCAGCCTTGTCTGCGCTGCTTCGTCACACGGCACCCGCGCTCGAGGATGCCGGCGATCTTGGCTTTGTCACAGCTGCCCTGCAGCGGCTCGCTGAAGTCGGCACAGGAGCCGACCGTCAGCGAGCCGCCTTCGCGCAGCACGGCGATGTCGCGGCGCTCGTGGAGCAACTGGGCCGTTGGACCGTCGAAGGAGTTGAGTAA
- a CDS encoding siderophore-interacting protein — protein MTTTQQLTPSLVRVVLGGGDLAALSMPDATDAYVNVAIPPPGAPYDDIFVPADVRERFPKETWPARRRYTVRSWDPTAQVLTLDFVVHGDTGVAGPWAAGVQVGDVLVFEGPNGGYLPDADADWHLMVGDESALPAIAASLEILTPGAKAVVRLVCDGPAHELELSSPGEVDLLWLHRAGVASDEDLLVSSVKVAAFPEGRVHAFVHGEAVEIREIRRHLLVDRGLTRADMSCSPYWRRDMADEAWRAVKRDFVAAMETEVA, from the coding sequence GTGACGACAACGCAGCAGCTGACGCCGAGCCTGGTCCGGGTGGTGCTCGGCGGCGGCGACCTGGCCGCCCTGTCGATGCCGGACGCGACGGATGCCTACGTGAACGTGGCGATACCTCCGCCGGGCGCGCCGTACGACGACATCTTCGTCCCTGCCGACGTACGCGAGCGCTTCCCGAAGGAGACGTGGCCGGCGCGGCGTCGCTACACGGTCCGCTCGTGGGATCCGACCGCGCAGGTGCTCACGCTCGACTTCGTCGTGCACGGCGACACCGGGGTGGCGGGTCCCTGGGCGGCGGGGGTCCAGGTGGGCGACGTCCTGGTCTTCGAGGGACCGAACGGCGGTTACCTCCCCGACGCCGACGCCGACTGGCACCTGATGGTCGGCGACGAGTCGGCCCTGCCGGCGATCGCGGCATCGCTGGAGATCCTGACGCCCGGCGCCAAGGCCGTGGTCCGGCTCGTCTGTGACGGTCCGGCGCACGAGCTCGAGCTGAGCAGCCCCGGCGAGGTCGACCTGCTGTGGCTGCATCGTGCAGGCGTTGCCAGCGACGAGGACCTGCTGGTCTCGTCCGTGAAGGTGGCCGCCTTCCCCGAAGGACGTGTGCATGCGTTCGTCCACGGCGAAGCCGTCGAGATCCGCGAGATCCGCAGGCACCTGCTCGTCGACCGCGGTCTGACGCGCGCCGACATGTCCTGTTCGCCGTACTGGCGGCGCGACATGGCCGACGAGGCCTGGCGAGCGGTCAAGCGCGACTTCGTCGCCGCCATGGAGACCGAGGTCGCCTGA
- a CDS encoding ExeM/NucH family extracellular endonuclease, which produces MPARKRLAAALSLGVAFTGLQLVSAPSATAVSTGLVISEVYGGGGNTGAVYTNDYVELSNATASAIPVDGMSVQYRSGTNTGTGVVALTGSVPANGRYLVQLAAGTTVTNKPLPTPDATNNGVNMSGTAGTVFLANGTSVITLVAGDNKSTAGVVDLVGYASTTYETTTAAGLSNTTVLTRTAADNDVNSAEFSAGTTFTPTNAAGETAPPTPALAATDPGDKTWFVGTPIPTITLAAVGGTGSYTWQATGLPAGVTLTGNQISGTPTTAVGATDVVLTVTDSATPTPGTDTETFAFTVEQALETQPIAAIQGTGPASPVVGTTVTTEGVVTALYRTGGLNGMFIQTGGTGGSPDATPDASDAIFVYGSPNMGGIPAGIAIGDSVEVTGTVSEFNKSTQITPALNGTGVVELDTPLAAVTARAIAYPTTEVAREAQEGMLLAPTDDLAVTNVFSTNRYAEIGLATGGTPLVQPSEVKRANDAAGLAAVKADNAARAVTLDDASSFDFLPFANRENMNTPLPYLSKTNPIRVGASATFNQPVILEYRNNVWKFQPRQQVTGDGTDVVTFEDTRTGNLAPELVPGDLKLATFNVLNYFNTTGEQYVANGAAQTPPVNTACSYYLDRENNPIANNTCGVVSNGTNAGNGPRGAANQQNFLRQQSKIVTAINALGADVVALEEIENSIKLVGEGNNRDDALSALVKALNAAAGPGTWRFVTSPTESVQTGAVALQDVIRSAFIYKPATVTPVGISDLYLDESANATSSTPAGVFSNAREPLAQAFKPKGALDSKAFAVVANHFKSKGDSNPPATGDNANGEQGAFSGDRVRQATKLTQFANAFAEARGIEAVFLAGDFNSYTEEDPMHVLYDAGYDPIESPDEETYSFSGLSGSLDHVLGNAAAMDMVVGADVWDINASESVAFQYSRYNYNAKDFWQGDLPFAASDHNPEIVGIDLPSYGTNYSTIQLVATNDFHGRLLADGPGGAGAAVLAGAVDQMRADNPDTVFAAAGDLIGASTFESFIQIDEPTIEALNEAGLEVSAAGNHEFDQGYADFTGRVQDHADWEYIAANVEEPNGQDKLAETWTKTFDTEAGDIKVGFVGAVTEDLPSLVSPAGIQGVTVTDIVDATNEAADDLKADGADLVVLLVHEGASQATYASATNENTAFGHIVNNVDGDVDAIVSGHTHLAYNFAVPVPAWVNRVVKKRPVVSAGQYGTNLNQLGFTYDNARGRLVAVSQDIVGVAGAGFEPDAEVAATVAAARAQADVLGAVVVGKIAAPFNRAKLGDGTTENRGGESTLGNLVAEVQRWATRTPEAGAAKIAFMNPGGLRADMVGTVVGASRDLTYKQAAVVQPFANTLVNMDLTGAQIEKVLEQQWQRDGSGNVPSRAFLRLGVSRGFTYTYSQYDDPAKPGQKLGEVNGMWLDGVPLDPTSTYSVTVNSFLASGGDNFFELNNGTGRADTGKVDLQAMVDYLKANATDTPLPVKYDQRAVGATFPAGAPASYAPGAHVTFDVSSWSMSTAADAKDSELQVKLGDQVLRTFPVNSTIGTAQTDEYGTASVDVVLPAGTTGGAKSLTLVGPTTGTQIQVPIEVESTTNASTVSAANLSVTYGDAATVSVTVTNGATGTVQVLNGSEVLGTGTVSNGAASVTLAAKSLAPGAHTLKVKYLGDSTYEPSESTFTVTVAKASSTVSAGNVSMTYGKSATVPVTVTSGATGTVRVLDGTTVLGTGSISNGKTSVTLPATSLPPGSHTLTVSYAGDASYQPSQGTFTATVAKGVANLDVTVSPEVVKVDTGRAKVKIRVTAEGTTPTGTVVVKIPGGKELTATLVDGKATVKLPKFNKPGKKKLTITYLGSTLVESAQVKDAVKVVRR; this is translated from the coding sequence ATGCCTGCTCGCAAGAGACTCGCTGCGGCCCTCAGCCTCGGCGTGGCCTTCACCGGCCTTCAGCTCGTTTCAGCACCCTCCGCCACAGCCGTCAGCACCGGCCTCGTCATCAGCGAGGTCTACGGAGGAGGTGGCAACACCGGCGCGGTCTACACCAACGACTACGTCGAGCTGTCCAACGCGACCGCAAGCGCGATCCCGGTCGATGGCATGTCCGTCCAGTACCGGAGCGGAACCAACACCGGCACCGGCGTCGTCGCCCTCACCGGCTCGGTCCCGGCCAACGGCCGGTACCTGGTCCAGCTCGCCGCAGGCACCACGGTCACCAACAAGCCCCTGCCGACGCCGGACGCCACGAACAACGGCGTCAACATGTCGGGGACTGCCGGCACCGTCTTTCTTGCGAACGGGACGTCGGTGATCACGCTGGTCGCGGGCGACAACAAGTCGACGGCTGGGGTCGTGGACCTCGTGGGGTACGCCTCCACCACGTACGAGACGACTACGGCGGCGGGTCTGTCCAACACGACCGTGCTGACCCGCACCGCAGCCGACAACGACGTCAACAGCGCGGAGTTCAGCGCAGGCACGACCTTCACCCCGACCAACGCCGCGGGCGAGACCGCGCCGCCCACGCCGGCGCTTGCCGCGACCGACCCCGGTGACAAGACCTGGTTCGTCGGCACCCCGATCCCCACCATCACGCTCGCCGCCGTCGGCGGCACCGGGTCCTACACCTGGCAGGCCACCGGCCTTCCCGCTGGCGTAACCCTGACCGGCAACCAGATCTCGGGCACCCCGACGACGGCGGTCGGCGCGACCGACGTCGTTCTGACGGTCACGGACTCGGCGACCCCGACTCCGGGCACCGACACCGAGACCTTCGCGTTCACCGTCGAGCAAGCACTCGAGACGCAGCCCATCGCCGCGATCCAGGGCACCGGCCCGGCCTCACCGGTCGTGGGCACCACCGTCACGACAGAGGGCGTCGTCACCGCGCTCTACCGCACTGGCGGTCTGAACGGCATGTTCATCCAGACGGGCGGCACCGGCGGCAGCCCCGACGCCACACCCGATGCCTCGGACGCGATCTTCGTGTACGGCAGCCCCAACATGGGCGGCATCCCGGCCGGGATCGCGATCGGCGACTCGGTCGAGGTGACCGGCACTGTCAGCGAGTTCAACAAGTCCACCCAGATCACCCCGGCCCTCAACGGCACCGGCGTGGTCGAGCTCGACACGCCTCTCGCAGCCGTGACGGCACGCGCGATCGCCTACCCGACGACCGAGGTCGCCCGCGAAGCGCAGGAGGGCATGCTGCTGGCGCCGACCGACGACCTGGCCGTCACCAACGTCTTCAGCACCAACCGGTACGCCGAGATCGGTCTCGCCACAGGCGGCACGCCCTTGGTCCAGCCGAGCGAGGTCAAGCGGGCGAACGACGCCGCTGGCCTGGCCGCGGTGAAGGCTGACAACGCCGCGCGCGCTGTCACCCTCGACGACGCGTCGTCGTTCGACTTCCTGCCGTTCGCCAACCGCGAGAACATGAACACCCCGCTGCCGTACCTCTCGAAGACCAACCCGATCCGGGTCGGCGCCTCGGCGACGTTCAACCAGCCGGTCATCCTCGAGTACCGCAACAACGTGTGGAAGTTCCAGCCGCGCCAGCAGGTGACCGGCGACGGGACCGACGTGGTGACCTTCGAGGACACCCGCACCGGCAATCTCGCGCCGGAGCTCGTCCCCGGGGACCTGAAGCTCGCCACGTTCAACGTCCTGAACTACTTCAACACCACCGGCGAGCAGTACGTCGCCAACGGCGCGGCGCAGACTCCGCCGGTCAACACCGCGTGCTCCTACTACCTGGACCGTGAGAACAACCCGATCGCGAACAACACGTGCGGTGTCGTGAGCAACGGCACCAACGCCGGCAACGGCCCGCGGGGTGCGGCCAACCAGCAGAACTTCCTGCGCCAGCAGTCCAAGATCGTGACTGCGATCAACGCCCTCGGCGCCGACGTCGTGGCGCTGGAGGAGATCGAGAACTCGATCAAGCTCGTCGGCGAGGGCAACAACCGCGACGACGCGCTCTCCGCGCTGGTGAAGGCCTTGAACGCCGCGGCCGGCCCCGGCACCTGGCGCTTCGTGACCAGCCCGACCGAGTCCGTCCAGACCGGTGCGGTCGCCCTTCAGGACGTCATCCGCTCCGCGTTCATCTACAAGCCGGCCACCGTCACGCCGGTGGGCATCTCGGACCTCTACCTCGACGAGTCCGCCAACGCGACCAGCAGTACGCCGGCCGGCGTGTTCTCCAACGCCCGCGAGCCCCTCGCCCAGGCGTTCAAGCCGAAGGGCGCCCTGGACTCCAAGGCGTTCGCGGTGGTCGCCAACCACTTCAAGTCCAAGGGCGACAGCAACCCGCCCGCGACAGGCGACAACGCCAACGGCGAGCAGGGCGCGTTCAGCGGCGACCGTGTCCGTCAGGCCACGAAGCTGACCCAGTTCGCGAACGCCTTCGCCGAGGCGCGTGGCATCGAGGCGGTGTTCCTCGCAGGAGACTTCAACTCCTACACCGAGGAGGACCCGATGCACGTCCTCTACGACGCGGGCTACGACCCCATCGAGTCGCCCGACGAGGAGACCTACTCCTTCAGCGGTCTCTCCGGGTCGCTCGACCACGTGCTCGGCAACGCTGCCGCGATGGACATGGTCGTCGGCGCCGACGTCTGGGACATCAACGCCAGTGAGTCGGTGGCATTCCAGTACAGCCGCTACAACTACAACGCCAAGGACTTCTGGCAGGGCGACCTGCCGTTCGCGGCCTCCGACCACAACCCGGAGATCGTCGGCATCGACCTGCCGTCGTACGGCACGAACTACTCGACCATCCAGCTCGTGGCGACCAACGACTTCCACGGTCGCCTGCTGGCCGACGGACCAGGCGGCGCCGGTGCGGCCGTGCTGGCCGGTGCGGTCGACCAAATGCGCGCGGACAACCCCGACACCGTCTTCGCGGCTGCCGGTGACCTGATCGGTGCGTCGACGTTCGAGTCGTTCATCCAGATCGACGAGCCGACCATCGAGGCGCTCAACGAGGCCGGCCTGGAGGTGTCGGCCGCGGGCAACCACGAGTTCGACCAGGGCTACGCCGACTTCACCGGTCGGGTCCAGGACCACGCCGACTGGGAGTACATCGCTGCCAACGTGGAGGAGCCGAACGGTCAGGACAAGCTCGCCGAGACCTGGACCAAGACGTTCGACACCGAAGCCGGCGACATCAAGGTCGGCTTCGTGGGTGCGGTCACCGAGGACCTGCCGTCGCTGGTCTCGCCCGCGGGCATCCAGGGCGTCACCGTCACCGACATCGTCGACGCGACCAACGAGGCGGCTGACGACCTCAAGGCCGATGGTGCCGACCTCGTCGTACTCCTGGTCCACGAGGGGGCGTCGCAGGCTACCTACGCGTCGGCAACCAATGAGAACACGGCATTCGGCCACATCGTCAACAACGTCGACGGTGACGTCGACGCGATCGTGTCCGGCCACACGCACCTCGCCTACAACTTCGCCGTCCCCGTGCCCGCCTGGGTCAACCGGGTCGTGAAGAAGCGCCCGGTCGTCTCGGCCGGCCAGTACGGCACCAACCTCAACCAGCTGGGGTTCACCTACGACAACGCCCGCGGCCGGCTCGTCGCCGTGTCCCAGGACATCGTCGGCGTCGCCGGTGCCGGCTTCGAGCCCGACGCGGAGGTCGCCGCCACCGTCGCGGCCGCCAGGGCGCAGGCCGACGTGCTCGGTGCCGTGGTGGTCGGCAAGATCGCGGCTCCGTTCAACCGGGCGAAGCTCGGCGACGGGACCACCGAGAACCGTGGCGGCGAGTCCACTCTCGGCAACCTGGTGGCCGAGGTCCAGCGCTGGGCCACCCGGACCCCCGAGGCCGGCGCAGCCAAGATCGCCTTCATGAATCCTGGTGGTCTGCGGGCCGACATGGTCGGCACGGTCGTGGGCGCCTCTCGCGACCTGACCTACAAACAGGCCGCCGTGGTCCAGCCGTTCGCCAACACCCTGGTGAACATGGACCTGACCGGTGCCCAGATCGAGAAGGTGCTCGAGCAGCAGTGGCAGCGTGACGGCAGCGGCAACGTGCCGTCGCGCGCGTTCCTGCGGCTGGGTGTCTCTAGGGGCTTCACCTACACCTACTCCCAGTACGACGACCCGGCGAAGCCCGGTCAGAAGCTGGGCGAGGTCAACGGGATGTGGCTCGATGGCGTGCCGCTCGACCCCACGTCGACGTACTCGGTCACCGTGAACTCCTTCCTCGCCTCGGGCGGGGACAACTTCTTCGAACTCAACAACGGGACCGGAAGGGCCGACACCGGCAAGGTCGACCTGCAGGCGATGGTCGACTACCTCAAGGCGAACGCCACCGACACGCCGCTCCCGGTCAAGTACGACCAGCGGGCCGTCGGGGCCACCTTCCCGGCCGGTGCTCCGGCGAGCTACGCGCCGGGTGCCCACGTGACCTTCGATGTGTCGTCGTGGTCGATGTCGACGGCTGCTGACGCCAAGGACAGCGAGCTGCAGGTCAAGCTCGGCGACCAGGTGCTCAGGACCTTCCCGGTCAACTCGACCATCGGTACGGCGCAGACCGACGAATACGGCACGGCCAGTGTCGACGTCGTCCTGCCGGCCGGCACGACGGGCGGAGCGAAGAGCCTCACGCTCGTGGGTCCGACGACCGGCACGCAGATCCAGGTGCCGATCGAGGTCGAGAGCACGACGAACGCGTCGACGGTCTCGGCCGCCAACCTGTCGGTGACGTACGGCGACGCGGCCACCGTCTCGGTGACCGTCACGAACGGCGCCACCGGAACCGTCCAGGTCCTGAACGGCTCCGAGGTCCTCGGCACCGGCACCGTCAGCAACGGTGCGGCGAGCGTGACGCTCGCCGCGAAGTCGCTGGCACCCGGGGCGCACACCCTCAAGGTGAAGTACCTCGGCGACTCGACGTACGAGCCCTCCGAGAGCACCTTCACCGTCACGGTCGCCAAGGCCTCCTCGACGGTCTCGGCGGGCAACGTGTCGATGACCTACGGCAAGTCGGCCACTGTCCCGGTGACCGTCACCAGCGGCGCCACTGGCACCGTGCGGGTCCTCGACGGCACGACGGTCCTCGGCACCGGCAGCATCAGCAACGGAAAGACGAGCGTCACGCTCCCCGCCACGTCGCTGCCGCCCGGGTCGCACACCCTCACGGTGAGCTACGCCGGCGACGCGTCGTACCAGCCGTCGCAGGGCACCTTCACGGCGACGGTCGCCAAAGGCGTCGCGAATCTCGACGTCACGGTGTCGCCGGAGGTCGTGAAGGTCGACACGGGCCGCGCCAAGGTGAAGATCCGGGTCACCGCCGAGGGCACCACGCCCACCGGCACGGTCGTCGTGAAGATCCCGGGTGGCAAGGAGCTGACGGCCACCCTGGTCGACGGCAAGGCCACGGTGAAGCTGCCGAAGTTCAACAAGCCCGGCAAGAAGAAGCTGACCATCACCTACCTCGGCAGCACCTTGGTGGAGTCGGCGCAGGTCAAGGACGCGGTCAAGGTCGTCAGGCGCTGA